In Microtus ochrogaster isolate Prairie Vole_2 chromosome 4, MicOch1.0, whole genome shotgun sequence, one genomic interval encodes:
- the Nsmf gene encoding NMDA receptor synaptonuclear signaling and neuronal migration factor isoform X3 produces MGAAASRRRALRSEAMSSVAAKVRAARAFGEYLSQSHPENRNGADHLLADAYSGHDGSPEMQPAPQNKRRLSLVSNGRYEGSISDEVVSGKPATEGPQPRVYTISREPALLPSSEAEAIELAVVKGRRQRERHPHHHSQPLRASPGSSREDINRPCQSWAGSRQGSKECPGCAQLVPGPSPRAFGLEQPPLPEASGRNKKLERMYSVDRVSDDVPIRTWFPKENLFSFQTATTTMQAISVFRGYAERKRRKRENDSASVIQRNFRKHLRMVGSRRVKAQSSDLQSSHCTLDEACEDLDWDTEKGLEAMACETEGFLPPKVMLISSKVPKAEYIPTIIRRDDPSIIPILYDHEHATFEDILEEIEKKLNIYHKGAKIWKMLIFCQGGPGHLYLLKNKVATFAKVEKEEDMIHFWKRLSRLMSKVNPEPNVIHIMGCYILGNPNGEKLFQNLRTLMTPYKVTFESPLELSAQGKQMIETYFDFRLYRLWKSRQHSKLLDFDDVL; encoded by the exons ATGGGTGCCGCCGCCTCCAGGAGGAGGGCGCTGAGGAGCGAGGCCATGTCCTCGGTAGCGGCCAAAGTAAG AGCAGCTCGAGCGTTTGGAGAGTACCTGTCCCAGAGTCACCCTGAGAACCGCAACGGTGCAG ACCACCTGCTGGCTGACGCCTACTCCGGCCACGACGGGTCCCCGGAGATGCAGCCTGCCCCCCAGAACAAGCGCCGCCTCTCCCTCGTCTCCAATGGCCGCTATGAGGGCAGCATCTCTGATGAGGTGGTCAGTGGGAAGCCGGCTACAGAGGGCCCCCAGCCCCGCGTGTACACCATCTCTAGAGAGCCAGCCCTGCTACCCAGCTCTGAAGCTGAAGCCATAGAGCTAGCAGTGGTAAAGGGGAGGAGGCAGCGGGAGCGGCACCCTCACCATCATAGCCAGCCCCTGCGTGCCAGCCCAGGCAGCAGCCGGGAGGACATCAACAGGCCCTGCCAAAGCTGGGCCGGCAGCCGCCAGGGCTCCAAAGAATGCCCAGGATGTGCCCAGCTGGTCCCTGGTCCCTCCCCTCGGGCCTTTGGGCTGGAACAGCCACCTCTACCTGAGGCTTCTGGCCGCAACAAGAAGCTGGAGAGGATGTATAGCGTTGACCGAGTGTCTG ATGATGTCCCCATCCGTACCTGGTTCCCCAAGGAAAATCTTTTCAGCTTCCAGACGGCAACCACAACTATGCAAGC CATCTC GGTATTCAGGGGCTACGCGGAGAGGAAGCGTCGGAAACGGGAGAATGATTCCGCGTCTGTAATCCAGAG GAACTTCCGCAAACACCTGCGCATGGTTGGAAGTCGGCGGGTGAAGGCCCAGA gCAGTGACCTGCAGAGCTCACACTGCACCCTGGATGAGGCTTGTGAGGACCTGGActgggacacagagaaaggcCTGGAGGCCATGGCCTGTGAAACTGAGGGCTTCTTGCCACCCAAGGTCATG CTGATCTCCTCCAAGGTGCCAAAAGCAGAGTACATCCCTACCATCATCCGCAGGGATGACCCCTCCATCATCCCCATCCTCTAC GACCACGAGCATGCAACATTCGAGGACATCCTGG AGGAGATAGAGAAGAAGCTGAACATCTATCACAAGGGGGCCAAGATCTGGAAGATGCTGATTTTCTGCCAG GGCGGCCCTGGACACCTGTATTTGCTCAAGAACAAGGTGGCCACCTTTGCCaaagtggagaaggaagaggacatgATCCA CTTCTGGAAGAGGTTGAGCCGCCTGATGAGCAAAGTCAACCCAGAGCCGAATGTCATCCATATCATGGGCTGCTACATTCTGGGGAATCCCAATGGGGAGAAG CTATTCCAGAACCTCAGGACCCTCATGACTCCTTACAAGGTTACCTTTGAGTCACCCCTGGAGCTGTCTGCCCAAG ggAAGCAGATGATTGAGACCTACTTTGACTTCCGGCTTTACCgcctctggaagagccgccagCACTCCAAACTGCTGGACTTTGATGACGTCCTGTGA
- the Nsmf gene encoding NMDA receptor synaptonuclear signaling and neuronal migration factor isoform X2, translating to MGAAASRRRALRSEAMSSVAAKVRAARAFGEYLSQSHPENRNGADHLLADAYSGHDGSPEMQPAPQNKRRLSLVSNGRYEGSISDEVVSGKPATEGPQPRVYTISREPALLPSSEAEAIELAVVKGRRQRERHPHHHSQPLRASPGSSREDINRPCQSWAGSRQGSKECPGCAQLVPGPSPRAFGLEQPPLPEASGRNKKLERMYSVDRVSDDVPIRTWFPKENLFSFQTATTTMQAISNFRKHLRMVGSRRVKAQTFAERRERSFSRSWSDPTPMKADTSHDSRDSSDLQSSHCTLDEACEDLDWDTEKGLEAMACETEGFLPPKVMLISSKVPKAEYIPTIIRRDDPSIIPILYDHEHATFEDILEEIEKKLNIYHKGAKIWKMLIFCQGGPGHLYLLKNKVATFAKVEKEEDMIHFWKRLSRLMSKVNPEPNVIHIMGCYILGNPNGEKLFQNLRTLMTPYKVTFESPLELSAQGKQMIETYFDFRLYRLWKSRQHSKLLDFDDVL from the exons ATGGGTGCCGCCGCCTCCAGGAGGAGGGCGCTGAGGAGCGAGGCCATGTCCTCGGTAGCGGCCAAAGTAAG AGCAGCTCGAGCGTTTGGAGAGTACCTGTCCCAGAGTCACCCTGAGAACCGCAACGGTGCAG ACCACCTGCTGGCTGACGCCTACTCCGGCCACGACGGGTCCCCGGAGATGCAGCCTGCCCCCCAGAACAAGCGCCGCCTCTCCCTCGTCTCCAATGGCCGCTATGAGGGCAGCATCTCTGATGAGGTGGTCAGTGGGAAGCCGGCTACAGAGGGCCCCCAGCCCCGCGTGTACACCATCTCTAGAGAGCCAGCCCTGCTACCCAGCTCTGAAGCTGAAGCCATAGAGCTAGCAGTGGTAAAGGGGAGGAGGCAGCGGGAGCGGCACCCTCACCATCATAGCCAGCCCCTGCGTGCCAGCCCAGGCAGCAGCCGGGAGGACATCAACAGGCCCTGCCAAAGCTGGGCCGGCAGCCGCCAGGGCTCCAAAGAATGCCCAGGATGTGCCCAGCTGGTCCCTGGTCCCTCCCCTCGGGCCTTTGGGCTGGAACAGCCACCTCTACCTGAGGCTTCTGGCCGCAACAAGAAGCTGGAGAGGATGTATAGCGTTGACCGAGTGTCTG ATGATGTCCCCATCCGTACCTGGTTCCCCAAGGAAAATCTTTTCAGCTTCCAGACGGCAACCACAACTATGCAAGC CATCTC GAACTTCCGCAAACACCTGCGCATGGTTGGAAGTCGGCGGGTGAAGGCCCAGA CGTTCGCTGAGCGGCGCGAACGGAGCTTCAGCCGGTCCTGGAGCGACCCCACCCCTATGAAAGCCGACACTTCCCACGACTCCCGAGACA gCAGTGACCTGCAGAGCTCACACTGCACCCTGGATGAGGCTTGTGAGGACCTGGActgggacacagagaaaggcCTGGAGGCCATGGCCTGTGAAACTGAGGGCTTCTTGCCACCCAAGGTCATG CTGATCTCCTCCAAGGTGCCAAAAGCAGAGTACATCCCTACCATCATCCGCAGGGATGACCCCTCCATCATCCCCATCCTCTAC GACCACGAGCATGCAACATTCGAGGACATCCTGG AGGAGATAGAGAAGAAGCTGAACATCTATCACAAGGGGGCCAAGATCTGGAAGATGCTGATTTTCTGCCAG GGCGGCCCTGGACACCTGTATTTGCTCAAGAACAAGGTGGCCACCTTTGCCaaagtggagaaggaagaggacatgATCCA CTTCTGGAAGAGGTTGAGCCGCCTGATGAGCAAAGTCAACCCAGAGCCGAATGTCATCCATATCATGGGCTGCTACATTCTGGGGAATCCCAATGGGGAGAAG CTATTCCAGAACCTCAGGACCCTCATGACTCCTTACAAGGTTACCTTTGAGTCACCCCTGGAGCTGTCTGCCCAAG ggAAGCAGATGATTGAGACCTACTTTGACTTCCGGCTTTACCgcctctggaagagccgccagCACTCCAAACTGCTGGACTTTGATGACGTCCTGTGA
- the Nsmf gene encoding NMDA receptor synaptonuclear signaling and neuronal migration factor isoform X4, whose amino-acid sequence MGAAASRRRALRSEAMSSVAAKVRAARAFGEYLSQSHPENRNGADHLLADAYSGHDGSPEMQPAPQNKRRLSLVSNGRYEGSISDEVVSGKPATEGPQPRVYTISREPALLPSSEAEAIELAVVKGRRQRERHPHHHSQPLRASPGSSREDINRPCQSWAGSRQGSKECPGCAQLVPGPSPRAFGLEQPPLPEASGRNKKLERMYSVDRVSDDVPIRTWFPKENLFSFQTATTTMQAISNFRKHLRMVGSRRVKAQSSDLQSSHCTLDEACEDLDWDTEKGLEAMACETEGFLPPKVMLISSKVPKAEYIPTIIRRDDPSIIPILYDHEHATFEDILEEIEKKLNIYHKGAKIWKMLIFCQGGPGHLYLLKNKVATFAKVEKEEDMIHFWKRLSRLMSKVNPEPNVIHIMGCYILGNPNGEKLFQNLRTLMTPYKVTFESPLELSAQGKQMIETYFDFRLYRLWKSRQHSKLLDFDDVL is encoded by the exons ATGGGTGCCGCCGCCTCCAGGAGGAGGGCGCTGAGGAGCGAGGCCATGTCCTCGGTAGCGGCCAAAGTAAG AGCAGCTCGAGCGTTTGGAGAGTACCTGTCCCAGAGTCACCCTGAGAACCGCAACGGTGCAG ACCACCTGCTGGCTGACGCCTACTCCGGCCACGACGGGTCCCCGGAGATGCAGCCTGCCCCCCAGAACAAGCGCCGCCTCTCCCTCGTCTCCAATGGCCGCTATGAGGGCAGCATCTCTGATGAGGTGGTCAGTGGGAAGCCGGCTACAGAGGGCCCCCAGCCCCGCGTGTACACCATCTCTAGAGAGCCAGCCCTGCTACCCAGCTCTGAAGCTGAAGCCATAGAGCTAGCAGTGGTAAAGGGGAGGAGGCAGCGGGAGCGGCACCCTCACCATCATAGCCAGCCCCTGCGTGCCAGCCCAGGCAGCAGCCGGGAGGACATCAACAGGCCCTGCCAAAGCTGGGCCGGCAGCCGCCAGGGCTCCAAAGAATGCCCAGGATGTGCCCAGCTGGTCCCTGGTCCCTCCCCTCGGGCCTTTGGGCTGGAACAGCCACCTCTACCTGAGGCTTCTGGCCGCAACAAGAAGCTGGAGAGGATGTATAGCGTTGACCGAGTGTCTG ATGATGTCCCCATCCGTACCTGGTTCCCCAAGGAAAATCTTTTCAGCTTCCAGACGGCAACCACAACTATGCAAGC CATCTC GAACTTCCGCAAACACCTGCGCATGGTTGGAAGTCGGCGGGTGAAGGCCCAGA gCAGTGACCTGCAGAGCTCACACTGCACCCTGGATGAGGCTTGTGAGGACCTGGActgggacacagagaaaggcCTGGAGGCCATGGCCTGTGAAACTGAGGGCTTCTTGCCACCCAAGGTCATG CTGATCTCCTCCAAGGTGCCAAAAGCAGAGTACATCCCTACCATCATCCGCAGGGATGACCCCTCCATCATCCCCATCCTCTAC GACCACGAGCATGCAACATTCGAGGACATCCTGG AGGAGATAGAGAAGAAGCTGAACATCTATCACAAGGGGGCCAAGATCTGGAAGATGCTGATTTTCTGCCAG GGCGGCCCTGGACACCTGTATTTGCTCAAGAACAAGGTGGCCACCTTTGCCaaagtggagaaggaagaggacatgATCCA CTTCTGGAAGAGGTTGAGCCGCCTGATGAGCAAAGTCAACCCAGAGCCGAATGTCATCCATATCATGGGCTGCTACATTCTGGGGAATCCCAATGGGGAGAAG CTATTCCAGAACCTCAGGACCCTCATGACTCCTTACAAGGTTACCTTTGAGTCACCCCTGGAGCTGTCTGCCCAAG ggAAGCAGATGATTGAGACCTACTTTGACTTCCGGCTTTACCgcctctggaagagccgccagCACTCCAAACTGCTGGACTTTGATGACGTCCTGTGA
- the Entpd8 gene encoding ectonucleoside triphosphate diphosphohydrolase 8 isoform X2: protein MGLSRKERVFVALLGIAAASGLTMLLLILVKATNVFLPADTKFGIVFDAGSSHTSLFVYQWPANKEKDTGVVSQTLACQIEGPGISSYASDPTQAGESLKSCLEEALALIPRTQHQETPTFLGATAGMRLLSQKNSSQARDILAAVSLTLSKSPVDFWGAEILAGQDEGAFGWITINYVLGMLLKYSSGQWILPEDRMLVGALDLGGASTQISFVPQGPILNQSSQVTFRLYGANYSIYTHSYLCFGRDQVLIRLLAELAQNSSEPRVQHPCYHNGYQATLSLAPVYESPCVHTTDSLNFTQNLTVEGTGNPRDCVAALRNLFNFSSCKDQDCAFNGVYQPPVYGQFYAFSNFYYTFHFLNLTSRQPLNIVNDTVWKFCQTPWKLVEASYPGQERWLRDYCASGLYILVLLLEGYKFSEETWPNIQFQKQAGGMDIGWTLGYMLNLTGMIPAEAPTQWRAQSYSIWTAGVVFAVLTLVAIIGAAAVQLFWTQD from the exons ATGGGACTCTCCCGGAAGGAACGGGTCTTCGTAGCCCTTTTGGGGATCGCAGCAGCCTCGGGCCTCACCATGCTCCTGCTCATCCTGGTGAAGGCCACCAATGTCTTCCTGCCTGCAGACACCAAG TTTGGAATCGTGTTTGATGCCGGCTCCTCCCACACATCCCTGTTTGTGTACCAGTGGCCAGCAAACAAGGAGAAGGACACGGGAGTGGTCAGTCAGACCCTGGCTTGCCAGATAGAAG GACCTGGGATCTCTTCCTACGCCTCTGACCCAACACAGGCTGGGGAAAGCCTGAagagctgcctggaggaggcGCTGGCACTGATCCCACGGACCCAGCATCAAGAGACGCCCACATTCTTGGGGGCCACAGCAGGAATGAGGCTGCTCAG TCAGAAGAACAGCTCTCAGGCAAGAGACATCCTAGCTGCAGTCTCCCTGACACTAAGCAAGTCTCCTGTGGATTTTTGGGGTGCCGAGATCCTGGCTGGGCAGGATGAAGGTGCCTTTGGTTGGATCACTATCAACTATGTCCTGGGGATGCTCCTCAAG TATTCCTCTGGACAGTGGATTCTGCCTGAAGACAGGATGCTGGTTGGTGCTCTGGACCTGGGTGGAGCCTCCACACAGATCAGCTTCGTGCCTCAGGGCCCCATCCTGAACCAGAGCAGCCAGGTTACCTTCCGTCTGTACGGGGCCAACTACAGCATCTATACTCACAGCTACCTCTGTTTTGGGCGGGACCAGGTCCTGATAAGGCTCCTGGCTGAGCTGGCACAG aaCAGCTCAGAACCCCGGGTCCAACACCCATGCTACCATAATGGCTACCAGGCCACATTGTCACTGGCCCCGGTGTATGAGTCGCCCTGTGTCCACACTACAGATTCCCTGAACTTCACTCAGAACCTCACAGTTGAAGGGACAGGCAACCCCAGGGACTGTGTGGCAGCCCTCCGAAATCTCTTCAATTTCTCCAGCTGTAAGGACCAAGACTGTGCTTTCAATGGAGTCTACCAGCCTCCTGTATATGGCCAGTTCTAT GCCTTTTCCAACTTCTACTATACTTTCCACTTCCTGAACCTTACCTCCAGGCAGCCGCTGAACATTGTCAATGACACTGTCTGGAAGTTCTGTCAGACACCCTGGAAACTG GTGGAAGCCAGCTACCCTGGGCAGGAGCGCTGGCTACGGGACTACTGTGCATCAGGCCTGTACATCCTCGTATTGCTGCTGGAGGGCTACAAATTCAGCGAGGAGACCTGGCCCAACATCCAGTTCCAGAAGCAG GCAGGTGGCATGGACATTGGCTGGACACTGGGCTACATGCTGAACCTCACGGGCATGATTCCAGCAGAGGCACCCACCCAGTGGCGGGCGCAGAGCTACAGCATCTGGACGGCAGGAGTGGTGTTTGCAGTGCTGACCCTCGTGGCCATTATAGGAGCAGCTGCAGTCCAGCTCTTCTGGACCCAGGACTAG
- the Entpd8 gene encoding ectonucleoside triphosphate diphosphohydrolase 8 isoform X1 yields the protein MGLSRKERVFVALLGIAAASGLTMLLLILVKATNVFLPADTKFGIVFDAGSSHTSLFVYQWPANKEKDTGVVSQTLACQIEGPGISSYASDPTQAGESLKSCLEEALALIPRTQHQETPTFLGATAGMRLLSQKNSSQARDILAAVSLTLSKSPVDFWGAEILAGQDEGAFGWITINYVLGMLLKYSSGQWILPEDRMLVGALDLGGASTQISFVPQGPILNQSSQVTFRLYGANYSIYTHSYLCFGRDQVLIRLLAELAQQNSSEPRVQHPCYHNGYQATLSLAPVYESPCVHTTDSLNFTQNLTVEGTGNPRDCVAALRNLFNFSSCKDQDCAFNGVYQPPVYGQFYAFSNFYYTFHFLNLTSRQPLNIVNDTVWKFCQTPWKLVEASYPGQERWLRDYCASGLYILVLLLEGYKFSEETWPNIQFQKQAGGMDIGWTLGYMLNLTGMIPAEAPTQWRAQSYSIWTAGVVFAVLTLVAIIGAAAVQLFWTQD from the exons ATGGGACTCTCCCGGAAGGAACGGGTCTTCGTAGCCCTTTTGGGGATCGCAGCAGCCTCGGGCCTCACCATGCTCCTGCTCATCCTGGTGAAGGCCACCAATGTCTTCCTGCCTGCAGACACCAAG TTTGGAATCGTGTTTGATGCCGGCTCCTCCCACACATCCCTGTTTGTGTACCAGTGGCCAGCAAACAAGGAGAAGGACACGGGAGTGGTCAGTCAGACCCTGGCTTGCCAGATAGAAG GACCTGGGATCTCTTCCTACGCCTCTGACCCAACACAGGCTGGGGAAAGCCTGAagagctgcctggaggaggcGCTGGCACTGATCCCACGGACCCAGCATCAAGAGACGCCCACATTCTTGGGGGCCACAGCAGGAATGAGGCTGCTCAG TCAGAAGAACAGCTCTCAGGCAAGAGACATCCTAGCTGCAGTCTCCCTGACACTAAGCAAGTCTCCTGTGGATTTTTGGGGTGCCGAGATCCTGGCTGGGCAGGATGAAGGTGCCTTTGGTTGGATCACTATCAACTATGTCCTGGGGATGCTCCTCAAG TATTCCTCTGGACAGTGGATTCTGCCTGAAGACAGGATGCTGGTTGGTGCTCTGGACCTGGGTGGAGCCTCCACACAGATCAGCTTCGTGCCTCAGGGCCCCATCCTGAACCAGAGCAGCCAGGTTACCTTCCGTCTGTACGGGGCCAACTACAGCATCTATACTCACAGCTACCTCTGTTTTGGGCGGGACCAGGTCCTGATAAGGCTCCTGGCTGAGCTGGCACAG cagaaCAGCTCAGAACCCCGGGTCCAACACCCATGCTACCATAATGGCTACCAGGCCACATTGTCACTGGCCCCGGTGTATGAGTCGCCCTGTGTCCACACTACAGATTCCCTGAACTTCACTCAGAACCTCACAGTTGAAGGGACAGGCAACCCCAGGGACTGTGTGGCAGCCCTCCGAAATCTCTTCAATTTCTCCAGCTGTAAGGACCAAGACTGTGCTTTCAATGGAGTCTACCAGCCTCCTGTATATGGCCAGTTCTAT GCCTTTTCCAACTTCTACTATACTTTCCACTTCCTGAACCTTACCTCCAGGCAGCCGCTGAACATTGTCAATGACACTGTCTGGAAGTTCTGTCAGACACCCTGGAAACTG GTGGAAGCCAGCTACCCTGGGCAGGAGCGCTGGCTACGGGACTACTGTGCATCAGGCCTGTACATCCTCGTATTGCTGCTGGAGGGCTACAAATTCAGCGAGGAGACCTGGCCCAACATCCAGTTCCAGAAGCAG GCAGGTGGCATGGACATTGGCTGGACACTGGGCTACATGCTGAACCTCACGGGCATGATTCCAGCAGAGGCACCCACCCAGTGGCGGGCGCAGAGCTACAGCATCTGGACGGCAGGAGTGGTGTTTGCAGTGCTGACCCTCGTGGCCATTATAGGAGCAGCTGCAGTCCAGCTCTTCTGGACCCAGGACTAG
- the Nsmf gene encoding NMDA receptor synaptonuclear signaling and neuronal migration factor isoform X1, whose amino-acid sequence MGAAASRRRALRSEAMSSVAAKVRAARAFGEYLSQSHPENRNGADHLLADAYSGHDGSPEMQPAPQNKRRLSLVSNGRYEGSISDEVVSGKPATEGPQPRVYTISREPALLPSSEAEAIELAVVKGRRQRERHPHHHSQPLRASPGSSREDINRPCQSWAGSRQGSKECPGCAQLVPGPSPRAFGLEQPPLPEASGRNKKLERMYSVDRVSDDVPIRTWFPKENLFSFQTATTTMQAISVFRGYAERKRRKRENDSASVIQRNFRKHLRMVGSRRVKAQTFAERRERSFSRSWSDPTPMKADTSHDSRDSSDLQSSHCTLDEACEDLDWDTEKGLEAMACETEGFLPPKVMLISSKVPKAEYIPTIIRRDDPSIIPILYDHEHATFEDILEEIEKKLNIYHKGAKIWKMLIFCQGGPGHLYLLKNKVATFAKVEKEEDMIHFWKRLSRLMSKVNPEPNVIHIMGCYILGNPNGEKLFQNLRTLMTPYKVTFESPLELSAQGKQMIETYFDFRLYRLWKSRQHSKLLDFDDVL is encoded by the exons ATGGGTGCCGCCGCCTCCAGGAGGAGGGCGCTGAGGAGCGAGGCCATGTCCTCGGTAGCGGCCAAAGTAAG AGCAGCTCGAGCGTTTGGAGAGTACCTGTCCCAGAGTCACCCTGAGAACCGCAACGGTGCAG ACCACCTGCTGGCTGACGCCTACTCCGGCCACGACGGGTCCCCGGAGATGCAGCCTGCCCCCCAGAACAAGCGCCGCCTCTCCCTCGTCTCCAATGGCCGCTATGAGGGCAGCATCTCTGATGAGGTGGTCAGTGGGAAGCCGGCTACAGAGGGCCCCCAGCCCCGCGTGTACACCATCTCTAGAGAGCCAGCCCTGCTACCCAGCTCTGAAGCTGAAGCCATAGAGCTAGCAGTGGTAAAGGGGAGGAGGCAGCGGGAGCGGCACCCTCACCATCATAGCCAGCCCCTGCGTGCCAGCCCAGGCAGCAGCCGGGAGGACATCAACAGGCCCTGCCAAAGCTGGGCCGGCAGCCGCCAGGGCTCCAAAGAATGCCCAGGATGTGCCCAGCTGGTCCCTGGTCCCTCCCCTCGGGCCTTTGGGCTGGAACAGCCACCTCTACCTGAGGCTTCTGGCCGCAACAAGAAGCTGGAGAGGATGTATAGCGTTGACCGAGTGTCTG ATGATGTCCCCATCCGTACCTGGTTCCCCAAGGAAAATCTTTTCAGCTTCCAGACGGCAACCACAACTATGCAAGC CATCTC GGTATTCAGGGGCTACGCGGAGAGGAAGCGTCGGAAACGGGAGAATGATTCCGCGTCTGTAATCCAGAG GAACTTCCGCAAACACCTGCGCATGGTTGGAAGTCGGCGGGTGAAGGCCCAGA CGTTCGCTGAGCGGCGCGAACGGAGCTTCAGCCGGTCCTGGAGCGACCCCACCCCTATGAAAGCCGACACTTCCCACGACTCCCGAGACA gCAGTGACCTGCAGAGCTCACACTGCACCCTGGATGAGGCTTGTGAGGACCTGGActgggacacagagaaaggcCTGGAGGCCATGGCCTGTGAAACTGAGGGCTTCTTGCCACCCAAGGTCATG CTGATCTCCTCCAAGGTGCCAAAAGCAGAGTACATCCCTACCATCATCCGCAGGGATGACCCCTCCATCATCCCCATCCTCTAC GACCACGAGCATGCAACATTCGAGGACATCCTGG AGGAGATAGAGAAGAAGCTGAACATCTATCACAAGGGGGCCAAGATCTGGAAGATGCTGATTTTCTGCCAG GGCGGCCCTGGACACCTGTATTTGCTCAAGAACAAGGTGGCCACCTTTGCCaaagtggagaaggaagaggacatgATCCA CTTCTGGAAGAGGTTGAGCCGCCTGATGAGCAAAGTCAACCCAGAGCCGAATGTCATCCATATCATGGGCTGCTACATTCTGGGGAATCCCAATGGGGAGAAG CTATTCCAGAACCTCAGGACCCTCATGACTCCTTACAAGGTTACCTTTGAGTCACCCCTGGAGCTGTCTGCCCAAG ggAAGCAGATGATTGAGACCTACTTTGACTTCCGGCTTTACCgcctctggaagagccgccagCACTCCAAACTGCTGGACTTTGATGACGTCCTGTGA